The genomic DNA TTTCGAATAGTGTTCATTTATCGCATTTGCGACCACTCGGAAAAAGCGCTCAGCATCTTTTTCGGATTCTTCCTTATAACCACCATGTCCGTGGTGCATACCTGAGCTTTCTCCACCCACACCTCCATAAGATGCAACAGTTGTATGGCTGTCTGTCAATTCATCACCAAGTGCTTCTGTTATGGTTTTTGGAGTGTCTGAAGTTAGTTCAACCTCAGAGATGAAATGACGATTGCCTTCAAAAAGTTTGATGTCATGGAGGGTTAAACCCAATAAATAAAAATGGTCGAGTGATTGCAAATATTGCCGCAGCGGTTTGGTATGGAAACTGTCGGCTACTATTGCAAATTCTTCAACCGTTTTATTTAATCCTACAACTTTGAAAATTCCTTTTGCACTAAAAACAGCCAGTCCATCTTTTGTGTGATTCCAGATAATTTCATCGTCAGCAAGAGTTTCGAAAGGTCCTATATGTTTTTGTACCTCATCGGCTGAATACTTGTGGAGCAAGGATTTCTCCATTTCGCGAATTAGATTTTTAAACCGGATAGGATTCTGAAGGTTAGCAGGATGGCTTCTATCCGTAGGCATATAAAGTGAAAGAAAGGGCTCCTGTCCTGACGACAGGAGCTCTTGAATTAATTCTTTGGTTAGTATTTCCATGATTTTTATTCCAAATCTTTCTTTCGGAATGAATTGTTGAACTCTTCGCGGTCATAAAATCCTTCAACAGTATTCGAACTGTGAAATGTGTTATCTCCTTTGTAATGACGAACTACATCTAATTCGTAACCAAAACCAATAACATCTCCCTTTTTGAAGCGTTTGGTTTTCGCAAAGGTTGAACTATCAATCTGATTGGTATTAACAAGTTTGTTTTCCTCATCAAGATTTGCCATTCCGATAGGAATAATCAGGTGATTTTCCCCATCCTTGTTTAAAAAACCATGAACACCTTCGCTTGCCTTATCTTGATAAGTATCATGCCCTTGCTCTATCAATGTGGTATCCACTTCAACATCAAGGTAAACTACACGTTCGGCAGTTTTATTTACCAGCAAATGCTCCACTTTCCCTATGGTGCGGTTATTTGCATCTTTTACGTCCCAGCCTCTTACATCGCTATAATTTTCGGCTACTTTATAACCGGATAATTCATCCAGGTTAAAAAGATTTTGGTTTGTATCTGTCATTATTCTTTCCTTTTTATTGTTAATTAATTCATTTTTTGAAGAAGGTCAGAAGACTTAGCGAAGTAATTCTTAACTGCATCTTTTTGTTCAAGCGTAAGTATCCCCGGTTTTATAGATTCTGATGCACTCCTTAATCCTTGAACTTCATCAGCCAAACTCGGATATTTTGCCTTTTGGATGTTTTGCAATACATTGGTTAAAATATCAGTTGCCATTCTAATGTTATCCGCATGTGTTGTAACAAAAGGATCTTCTGTAATCATATTTGCATATCCCTTTACTTTTTCTAAATCTGCTCGAACGTCATAGTCAACTTCATCTGCCATAGCATTTGTTGCATCAATTAGTTTTAATAGTGCTTCATTTGTAAATTCATGGTCCAGACTCATCTTTGTCTTACTGTTTTCAACATAATTTACATAAGCTGCAACAGTGCTGTTATTTTCCTTTACCTCTATGAGTTCAGGTTCGTTCGTGTTGGTGACATATTCTGATTCAGTGACTTCCTCTGTATTTTTGTCATTATCACTAAATACTAAGAAATACAAAAGCAATGCAGCGATGACAAGTCCTGCAATCACCCAGGGCCAAGCCTGTTTCTTCTGTTCAATTTTAATCTCTGCCATAATAATTAATCCTCTCATTAGTAAATTATATACAAAGATAAGTACATTAAATTATAGAAATTTACATTTATTATAGAAAAAGTTATATTATTCACACATTTGTTTTTTTGTCATCCTCCCTTTGGAATAATTAGAGAAAAAATCCGCTTTTATTTGCATTGTCCACGATTAAATTCATGGGCTATGGTAATCACTGTCTGCATGGTCATTAGTTTATGCTTCTATTTCTGTCGCATCAATATTAACATCTCCCATTGCAACTTTTGTTAGTTTTTGGTCAGCCGCTTTTTCTTCATTGAGCGTGGTTTCAAGCAATGCTTGAGCTTCTGTTAAACCTAATGTTTCGGCAAATTGGCGAAGTGTACCGTAAGAAGCAATTTCATAATGCTCTACTTTTTGTGCAGCTGAAATAATTCCTGCATCGCGCATTGGACCTTCTTCGCATTCTTCCATTATTTCCTCTCCTTCTTTAATCAGACCTTCCATTGCATCGCATTTTTCTGCAGTTGCTTTTTTGTCTATAGATTCAAAGACTTGCTCTAATCTGGTTATTTGGTTTCTCGTTTCAGAAAGGTGGCTTGTTAGTGCATCTACCAAAGCATCGGATGTTGCATTTTTAATCATCTTTGGAATAGCTCTGGTAAGTGCTTTTTCAGCCCAGTAAATGTCTTTCAATTCATCTACAAATAATTTCATTAGTTGAGATGATTTCATAGAAGCGCGGTTCGATTTTTCTTTTGACTGATTTCCGTTTTGGGAAGTGGTCGGCGAATTTGATTTTTGATTATTCATTTTTATTATCCTTTATATTTATTTTAGAAATTATTATTATTTTATAGATTCAGTTCGTAATGCAATCGAAAACTTTTCCAAATATGATTCCCATGTTCTTATTTTTTGGATACATTATTTTCCTTATGTTCTTTATTTTTCATAAGGTTTAAGCCATAGGTATAATTTGTAGAAAGAATTACATCGTTGCAATCAAAATGTTTGATGATTCCGTCTTTAACTAAAGCAACGACCCAACAGGTATTTTGATGCATACCGTAATCAATGAGGAATAGGGTTTGTCCTGTTCCCAAAGGTGTTTCTACTAATATCGAAGGGTCTAACTGAAGTATCATATTATTGCTTTGTTAAAGTTTAAACTGAATGCATTATGCATGTATTTGCAATTTATCGCGTAATGCTTTTACATGCTCGTGGTCGGCTTTTAGTAATGCTTTTTGTGCGTTTATCATCTCTCGATGGTCTGCACTTAAATATTCTAAATCATTCTCTAATGCCTTATTGTAAGTATCTAATGCTTCTTCTTCTCCGTCCACGCAAGAATTGAGAATTGCTTCGCGGTCTTTGCCTGTGAGAGCTGCCTTAAAATCCATCCATACACGAAAGAATTTTCCGGAAATTTTTGTACCTTCGTCTTCCTCGCCACCCAATCTGGTTACTACGCTAACTAATTCACGTTTGCATTTATGACTGGTCGAAATGAATCTTGCAAACAAGGTTTTCAAATCTTGTTCATCGGTTTCTTTAGTAGCTGTGTCATTTCCTTC from Candidatus Kapaibacterium sp. includes the following:
- a CDS encoding PA2169 family four-helix-bundle protein, translated to MENEKTIDVSNSLININNDRIEGNDTATKETDEQDLKTLFARFISTSHKCKRELVSVVTRLGGEEDEGTKISGKFFRVWMDFKAALTGKDREAILNSCVDGEEEALDTYNKALENDLEYLSADHREMINAQKALLKADHEHVKALRDKLQIHA
- a CDS encoding ferritin-like domain-containing protein, giving the protein MNNQKSNSPTTSQNGNQSKEKSNRASMKSSQLMKLFVDELKDIYWAEKALTRAIPKMIKNATSDALVDALTSHLSETRNQITRLEQVFESIDKKATAEKCDAMEGLIKEGEEIMEECEEGPMRDAGIISAAQKVEHYEIASYGTLRQFAETLGLTEAQALLETTLNEEKAADQKLTKVAMGDVNIDATEIEA
- a CDS encoding PRC-barrel domain-containing protein — protein: MTDTNQNLFNLDELSGYKVAENYSDVRGWDVKDANNRTIGKVEHLLVNKTAERVVYLDVEVDTTLIEQGHDTYQDKASEGVHGFLNKDGENHLIIPIGMANLDEENKLVNTNQIDSSTFAKTKRFKKGDVIGFGYELDVVRHYKGDNTFHSSNTVEGFYDREEFNNSFRKKDLE